In Candidatus Epulonipiscium viviparus, one DNA window encodes the following:
- the thrB gene encoding homoserine kinase has product MKVTVKVPASTANIGSGIDCLGVGLSKYLTVVMEDNDRFEIIFKQGFNRDILLDENLFYTGAKRIFAKAGRGFPLVKITMVTDIPGSRGLGSSASAIVAGVYAANAYLNDLFTEAELISEASLIEGHPDNVVPCAVGGFTISMMDHDVTHYHKIVPNRDLRFITAIPDYELPTKLARSVIPKEFSRTTLVTQLQRACFLVGALASGDIRQLEIATQDLIFTPARKDLIPGFDAVTGNAMAAGAICSMISGAGPTLIAFATHNLDCIAAAMRQGFTDAQINSTVEILRADTKGAVVITEI; this is encoded by the coding sequence ATGAAAGTTACAGTTAAAGTTCCTGCATCCACCGCAAATATTGGAAGCGGAATCGATTGTTTGGGAGTTGGGCTATCAAAATATTTAACCGTTGTAATGGAAGATAATGATAGATTTGAAATAATCTTTAAGCAAGGATTTAATCGAGATATTTTACTTGATGAAAATTTATTTTATACTGGAGCAAAGCGTATTTTTGCTAAAGCTGGTCGAGGATTTCCATTGGTAAAAATCACCATGGTTACCGATATTCCTGGTTCGCGTGGGCTCGGAAGCTCTGCATCTGCAATAGTCGCGGGTGTCTATGCCGCAAATGCGTATCTCAATGATCTGTTTACCGAAGCCGAGCTTATTTCAGAAGCATCACTTATCGAAGGTCATCCAGATAATGTTGTCCCTTGTGCGGTAGGTGGATTTACAATTTCTATGATGGATCATGATGTTACCCACTATCACAAAATAGTTCCCAACCGCGACCTCAGATTTATTACTGCCATTCCAGACTATGAGCTTCCCACTAAATTGGCCCGAAGCGTTATACCCAAAGAATTTTCTCGCACAACTCTTGTCACACAACTTCAACGGGCTTGCTTTTTAGTTGGAGCACTCGCAAGCGGAGATATTCGCCAACTCGAAATAGCAACGCAAGATTTAATTTTCACTCCTGCAAGAAAGGATCTAATTCCTGGATTTGATGCAGTAACCGGCAATGCCATGGCAGCAGGAGCCATCTGCTCGATGATTTCTGGTGCAGGCCCCACATTAATAGCATTTGCAACCCACAACTTAGACTGTATTGCTGCAGCTATGCGACAAGGCTTTACCGATGCACAAATAAATTCTACAGTAGAAATTTTACGAGCAGATACCAAAGGTGCCGTTGTCATCACCGAAATATAA
- a CDS encoding O-acetylhomoserine aminocarboxypropyltransferase/cysteine synthase family protein → MRTATKCIQSGYKPKNGEPRVAPLIQSTTYKYDDADMVADLFDLKAAGHMYSRISNPTCGYLEEKITDMEGGVGAIATSSGQSASLLAILNLASAGDHILCMSNLYGGTFNLFDITLRKLGIEFDFVDPNATAEEMQKYIKKNTKAMFGETIGNPSLDVLDFEKVSTVAHKNGLPLIVDNTFATPHLCRPFEHGADIIIHSTTKYIDGHATCVGGLLVDSGKFDYTNGRFPEFTTPDASYHGLVYTEAFGKQAFILKARVTLLRDMGCTMSPFNAYLTNIGAETMAVRMDRHSENALTVAKFLEEHPKVAWVNYPGLKSNASYELAQKYLPNGASGIITFGVKGGAAAGKAVINNVKLATLVVHVGDIRTHLLHPASMTHRQLSPEDQLKAGVTPDLVRLSVGIEDINDIITDLTNALAKV, encoded by the coding sequence ATGCGCACAGCAACAAAATGTATTCAGTCTGGATATAAACCTAAAAATGGTGAACCGAGGGTGGCTCCACTAATTCAGTCTACAACATATAAGTATGATGACGCGGATATGGTCGCGGATTTATTTGATTTGAAAGCAGCAGGGCATATGTATTCTAGAATAAGCAATCCTACATGCGGATATCTAGAGGAAAAAATTACTGATATGGAAGGTGGCGTAGGCGCTATTGCAACATCATCGGGGCAGTCGGCATCGTTACTTGCAATACTAAATTTGGCCTCGGCTGGAGATCACATTTTATGTATGTCAAATTTATATGGCGGAACGTTCAATCTTTTTGATATAACGCTTCGAAAGTTGGGTATAGAATTTGATTTTGTAGATCCTAATGCAACTGCAGAAGAAATGCAAAAGTATATCAAGAAAAATACAAAAGCAATGTTTGGAGAAACTATCGGAAACCCAAGTTTGGATGTGTTAGATTTTGAAAAGGTAAGTACCGTAGCGCATAAAAACGGATTGCCGCTAATTGTAGATAATACGTTTGCAACACCGCATTTGTGTCGTCCTTTTGAGCATGGGGCAGATATTATTATTCACTCGACTACCAAATATATTGATGGACATGCAACCTGCGTTGGAGGGCTGCTAGTAGATAGCGGAAAATTTGATTATACAAATGGCAGATTTCCGGAGTTTACAACGCCAGATGCAAGTTATCATGGATTGGTTTATACAGAAGCATTTGGAAAGCAGGCATTTATTCTGAAAGCTCGTGTTACATTGCTCAGAGATATGGGATGTACGATGAGTCCGTTTAATGCGTATCTCACAAATATAGGTGCAGAAACTATGGCGGTGAGAATGGATAGACACTCTGAGAATGCTCTGACCGTTGCAAAGTTTTTGGAGGAGCACCCAAAAGTGGCTTGGGTAAATTATCCGGGTCTTAAGTCTAATGCTTCATATGAGTTGGCACAAAAATATTTGCCGAACGGAGCTAGTGGAATAATAACCTTTGGGGTTAAGGGAGGTGCCGCAGCAGGAAAAGCTGTGATCAATAATGTAAAGCTGGCGACCTTGGTAGTGCATGTTGGGGATATAAGGACCCATTTGCTGCACCCAGCTAGCATGACGCATCGTCAACTAAGCCCAGAGGATCAATTAAAAGCTGGTGTAACCCCCGATCTAGTGAGGTTATCTGTAGGGATAGAAGATATCAATGATATAATTACAGACTTAACAAATGCGCTTGCTAAAGTATAG
- the metA gene encoding homoserine O-acetyltransferase MetA, which yields MPVIIPQNLPATEILQKENIFVMRKGRAERQDIRPLNIAIVNLMPTKVETETQLLRLIGNTPLQINVDFVHMSTHESKNASKNHLENFYKDFTEIKHKKYDGMIVTGAPVEMLDFEEVDYWDELLQILEFAKTNVYSTLFICWGAQAALYYYYGIDKIVLDKKIFGVFEHKVVKACQIVRGFDDTFFAPHSRHTGWDNLVLSQSKDFDIVSTSDDAGVYILVSRDNKFVFVSGHSEYDPYILEQEYQRDKNLGRNINIPYNYYPDDNPNLAPKVKWRSHANLLFSNWLNYHVYQEVPYEN from the coding sequence ATGCCTGTTATAATACCTCAAAATTTGCCAGCAACAGAAATATTGCAAAAAGAAAATATATTTGTGATGCGAAAAGGTCGTGCAGAAAGGCAAGATATTAGACCACTAAATATAGCAATAGTGAATTTGATGCCCACAAAAGTAGAGACAGAAACGCAGTTGCTTAGACTAATAGGGAATACTCCGTTACAAATAAATGTAGATTTTGTTCATATGTCTACGCATGAAAGTAAGAATGCGTCCAAAAATCATCTCGAAAATTTTTATAAAGACTTTACAGAGATTAAGCATAAAAAGTATGATGGGATGATTGTGACGGGAGCGCCAGTAGAGATGTTGGATTTTGAAGAGGTGGATTATTGGGATGAGCTTTTGCAGATTTTAGAATTTGCCAAGACCAATGTATACTCAACATTATTTATTTGTTGGGGAGCACAGGCAGCACTATATTATTATTATGGCATAGATAAAATTGTGTTAGATAAAAAAATATTTGGAGTGTTTGAGCATAAAGTTGTAAAGGCATGTCAAATTGTGAGAGGTTTTGATGATACATTTTTTGCTCCACATTCTAGGCATACTGGCTGGGATAATCTAGTTTTAAGTCAGTCAAAAGATTTTGATATAGTTTCAACTTCCGATGATGCAGGAGTATATATTTTGGTTAGTCGCGATAATAAATTTGTATTTGTATCGGGGCATTCCGAATATGATCCATATATTTTGGAGCAAGAATATCAACGGGATAAAAATTTAGGACGAAATATAAATATTCCGTATAACTATTATCCAGATGATAATCCAAATTTAGCCCCAAAAGTTAAGTGGAGATCCCATGCTAATTTGCTGTTTTCAAACTGGCTCAACTACCATGTGTATCAAGAAGTGCCATATGAAAATTGA
- the rsfS gene encoding ribosome silencing factor, producing MEPYELALKIAHILDKKKLEDLEIVEVKELTTLTDYFVIAICSNTRQSMAISEELEYLLEEENIAAKHSEGYETARWILLDYLGVIVHILYKEDAQIYGLHRLWQDGKNIPF from the coding sequence ATGGAACCATATGAATTAGCATTAAAAATAGCGCATATTTTAGATAAAAAAAAATTAGAAGATTTAGAGATTGTTGAGGTTAAAGAACTGACCACTTTAACAGACTACTTTGTAATCGCTATTTGCTCTAACACGAGACAATCGATGGCTATTTCCGAAGAACTAGAATATTTGTTAGAAGAAGAAAACATTGCGGCAAAACATTCAGAAGGATACGAAACCGCACGCTGGATCTTGCTTGATTATTTGGGCGTTATAGTGCATATTTTATACAAAGAAGATGCTCAAATTTATGGGCTTCACAGACTTTGGCAAGATGGAAAAAATATTCCTTTTTAA
- the nadD gene encoding nicotinate-nucleotide adenylyltransferase produces the protein MDIKVRIGIMGGTFDPIHNGHLVIAQEVLEQFKLDKILFIPNGNPSHKKSIHISSKKNRFHMTKLAILDNPHFFISDIEYKNDRPSYSYDTICSLKHTFADSEFYFIVGDDSILDILNWYKSTELINLCKFIVVNRPNFNNEAVSTQIKFLEDNFNATILRIDHLGFDISSTEIRHRIYSNKSVQYLVPPSVEAYIRKKELYYNKLTISKSEQKHIEEIVASAMGAKRFSHTLGVTEFGVKLAQHHGVDANKAYLGCIYHDLAKEMDHTAEYPIEFDAFETAHPQLKHGKIAAFLVEHSYNITDPDILDSIRYHTIGRHNMSNLEKIVYLADMCEYGRGSSDSYTILRKLCFQDLDRAMYYSMKIVRHSVVHEKQKELHPSLNGLIEEYEKYN, from the coding sequence ATGGATATTAAAGTAAGAATAGGTATCATGGGGGGCACATTTGACCCCATACACAACGGACATTTGGTAATAGCACAAGAAGTCCTAGAACAATTTAAACTAGACAAAATTTTATTTATTCCTAACGGCAACCCCTCACACAAAAAATCTATACACATCTCTTCAAAAAAAAATAGGTTTCATATGACCAAACTCGCTATTTTGGATAACCCTCATTTTTTTATTAGCGATATTGAGTATAAAAACGATCGTCCCAGCTATAGCTACGATACTATCTGCAGTTTAAAGCATACTTTTGCAGATAGCGAATTCTATTTTATAGTTGGTGATGATAGCATTTTAGACATTTTAAACTGGTATAAAAGCACCGAACTTATTAATCTTTGCAAATTTATTGTTGTAAATCGACCAAATTTTAACAATGAAGCAGTCTCCACCCAAATCAAATTTCTAGAAGACAATTTTAATGCCACTATTTTGAGAATAGATCACCTAGGATTTGATATTTCTTCTACCGAAATTAGGCATCGAATATACAGCAATAAATCTGTTCAATATTTGGTGCCTCCCTCAGTAGAAGCTTATATAAGAAAAAAAGAATTATACTATAATAAACTCACCATTAGCAAATCAGAGCAAAAACATATAGAAGAAATTGTCGCATCCGCCATGGGGGCTAAGAGATTTAGCCACACTCTGGGTGTTACAGAATTTGGCGTTAAACTGGCACAACATCATGGTGTTGACGCAAATAAAGCTTATTTAGGTTGCATATATCATGACCTTGCAAAAGAAATGGATCACACAGCAGAATACCCTATCGAATTTGATGCCTTCGAAACAGCGCATCCACAATTAAAACACGGAAAAATTGCAGCATTTCTGGTAGAACATTCATATAATATAACAGACCCCGACATATTAGATAGTATACGATATCATACTATTGGCAGACACAACATGTCCAACTTGGAAAAAATTGTTTATCTTGCCGACATGTGTGAATATGGACGTGGCTCTAGTGATAGCTACACTATATTACGAAAACTATGCTTTCAAGATTTAGATCGAGCTATGTACTACTCAATGAAAATAGTGCGACATTCTGTGGTACATGAAAAACAGAAAGAACTTCACCCAAGCCTTAACGGTTTAATAGAAGAGTATGAAAAATATAATTAG
- the yhbY gene encoding ribosome assembly RNA-binding protein YhbY, with amino-acid sequence MTSKQRAHLRSLAQNINSTFQVGKNSVTPELVIGISEALAARELIKITVLNNCDEDITDIAQMLAERSKSQLIQIIGKKIILYKMPKKNPKIILPEN; translated from the coding sequence ATGACTAGTAAACAACGAGCGCATCTTAGATCACTGGCCCAAAATATTAATAGCACATTCCAGGTTGGCAAAAACTCGGTTACTCCAGAATTAGTTATTGGAATATCTGAAGCATTGGCGGCAAGAGAGCTTATAAAAATAACTGTACTAAACAATTGCGACGAAGATATTACTGACATTGCTCAAATGTTGGCCGAAAGAAGCAAATCTCAATTAATTCAAATTATTGGGAAAAAAATTATTTTGTATAAAATGCCTAAGAAAAATCCAAAAATAATATTACCGGAAAACTAA